A single genomic interval of Demequina sp. NBRC 110054 harbors:
- a CDS encoding sensor histidine kinase: MLWLAWVVAAGTLVLSARLWLRLRTEVRRREELEEAREREAAAAQELAASTERARIAREMHDVVAHTLSVVVAQADGGRFAGRTDPDAALRSLDTIADVSRAALTEMRALLGVLREGDTETQMGPQPSLADVPALVASTREGGLDVSYVTTGTPRPVPIGAGLAVYRIVQEALTNVLKHAGPSPKAFVQLRWEDDGLTVTVSDDGRGAAARGDGNGSGIAGMTERASAFGGSLSAGPKAGGGFLVRARLPLGPREGSLTSSPATTAGPTPGDDA, translated from the coding sequence ATGCTCTGGCTCGCGTGGGTGGTCGCCGCGGGCACCCTCGTGCTCTCGGCGCGACTGTGGCTCCGACTGCGGACCGAGGTGCGTCGGCGCGAGGAGCTCGAGGAGGCCCGCGAGCGCGAGGCCGCCGCCGCGCAGGAGCTCGCCGCCTCGACCGAGCGCGCACGCATCGCACGCGAGATGCACGACGTCGTCGCCCACACGCTGTCGGTCGTGGTCGCGCAGGCCGACGGCGGGCGCTTCGCGGGGCGGACCGATCCGGACGCGGCGCTCAGGAGCCTCGACACCATCGCGGACGTGAGCCGCGCCGCCCTGACCGAGATGCGCGCCCTGCTCGGCGTGCTGCGCGAGGGCGATACCGAAACCCAGATGGGCCCGCAGCCGTCCCTCGCGGACGTCCCCGCGCTCGTCGCCTCGACGCGCGAGGGCGGCCTCGACGTCAGCTACGTCACGACCGGGACCCCGCGCCCAGTGCCGATCGGCGCGGGACTGGCCGTGTACCGCATCGTCCAGGAGGCCCTCACCAACGTCCTCAAGCACGCGGGACCGTCCCCCAAGGCGTTCGTCCAGCTGCGATGGGAGGACGACGGGCTCACCGTCACGGTGTCGGACGACGGCCGCGGCGCCGCGGCGAGGGGCGATGGCAACGGCTCCGGGATCGCGGGGATGACCGAGCGGGCGAGCGCGTTCGGCGGGTCGCTGTCGGCCGGGCCCAAGGCCGGGGGTGGCTTCCTGGTCCGCGCGCGTCTGCCTCTGGGACCGCGGGAGGGTAGCCTCACGTCATCGCCGGCGACCACAGCCGGCCCTACCCCGGGAGACGACGCATGA
- the purL gene encoding phosphoribosylformylglycinamidine synthase subunit PurL has protein sequence MTETTTPAAPAHVPDTVENAAATPDEAMPWAELGLKADEYDRIVSLLDRRPTAAELAMYSVMWSEHCSYKSSKVHLKQFGEKTTEDMKKHLMVGIGENAGVVDIGDGWAVTFKVESHNHPSYVEPYQGAATGVGGIVRDILAMGARPVAVMDELRFGEIDHPDTARVVHGVVSGVGGYGNSLGLPNVGGGVVFDSCFQGNPLVNALCVGIMKHEDIHLASAEGVGNKVVLFGARTGGDGIGGASILASETFEDGVPAKRPSVQVGDPFMEKVLIECCLELFAADVVTGIQDLGAAGISCATSELASNGSGGMHVWLDDVLLRDPTLNAGEILMSESQERMMAVVSPEKLDEFLAITGKWDIETAVVGEVNDSGRLTIDHHGQRIVDVDPRTVAHEGPTYHRPFARPEWMDGLQADHAPSLPEDPDELRAAAVELLASPNLADRSWVTSQYDRYVQGNTAMARPDTVGVIRVDEATGRGVAIATRSNDRYTKLDPYNGAGQSLAAAYRAVAIAGATPVAITDGLNFGSPEDPDSMWQFAEAIRGLADACQTMEVPVTGGNVSLYNGTGEPGKIDSSINPTAIVGVLGVFDDVTRATPSGWREGGQVLYLLGTTKDELDGSQFASLQGHLGGLPPVVDYAHEKTLAEVMVAASRDGLIDAAREVGEGGLVAAAALGALRYGVGARIVVDEVCKRDGVTAAQALLSESQGRVLVSVPRTEEPRWTAMLEARGVPALRVGVTYDRESRSEAALEFQGLFALPLSEIEDAWKATLPERFA, from the coding sequence ATGACCGAGACCACCACCCCTGCCGCGCCCGCGCACGTGCCCGACACCGTCGAGAACGCCGCGGCGACGCCGGACGAGGCGATGCCCTGGGCCGAGCTCGGGCTCAAGGCCGACGAGTACGACCGCATCGTCTCGCTGCTCGACCGTCGTCCCACCGCGGCCGAGCTCGCGATGTACTCCGTCATGTGGTCGGAGCACTGCTCGTACAAGTCCTCGAAGGTGCACCTCAAGCAGTTCGGTGAGAAGACCACCGAGGACATGAAGAAGCACCTCATGGTCGGCATCGGCGAGAACGCCGGCGTGGTCGACATCGGCGACGGCTGGGCCGTGACGTTCAAGGTCGAGTCCCACAACCACCCGTCCTACGTCGAGCCCTACCAGGGCGCCGCGACCGGCGTCGGCGGCATCGTCCGCGACATCCTCGCGATGGGCGCGCGCCCCGTGGCCGTCATGGACGAGCTCCGCTTCGGCGAGATCGATCACCCCGACACCGCGCGCGTGGTCCACGGCGTCGTCTCCGGCGTCGGCGGCTACGGCAACTCGCTCGGCCTGCCCAACGTGGGCGGCGGCGTGGTCTTCGACTCGTGCTTCCAGGGCAACCCCCTGGTCAACGCCCTGTGCGTCGGCATCATGAAGCACGAGGACATCCACCTCGCCTCGGCCGAGGGCGTGGGCAACAAGGTCGTCCTGTTCGGCGCCCGCACGGGTGGCGACGGTATCGGCGGCGCCTCGATCCTCGCGTCGGAGACCTTCGAGGACGGCGTCCCCGCCAAGCGCCCGTCGGTGCAGGTCGGCGACCCGTTCATGGAGAAGGTGCTCATCGAGTGCTGCCTCGAGCTGTTCGCGGCCGACGTCGTGACCGGCATCCAGGACCTCGGCGCGGCGGGCATCTCGTGCGCCACCTCGGAGCTCGCGTCCAACGGCTCGGGCGGCATGCACGTGTGGCTCGACGACGTCCTGCTGCGCGATCCCACCCTGAACGCCGGCGAGATCCTCATGTCGGAGTCGCAGGAGCGCATGATGGCGGTCGTCTCGCCCGAGAAGCTCGACGAGTTCCTGGCCATCACCGGCAAGTGGGACATCGAGACCGCGGTGGTCGGCGAGGTCAACGACTCCGGTCGCCTCACGATCGACCACCACGGCCAGCGCATCGTCGATGTCGACCCCCGCACCGTCGCGCACGAGGGCCCCACGTACCACCGCCCGTTCGCGCGCCCCGAGTGGATGGACGGTCTCCAGGCCGACCACGCCCCGTCGCTCCCCGAGGACCCCGACGAGCTGCGCGCCGCCGCCGTCGAGCTGCTCGCGTCGCCGAACCTCGCGGATCGCTCGTGGGTCACGAGCCAGTACGACCGCTACGTGCAGGGCAACACCGCGATGGCGCGCCCCGACACGGTCGGCGTGATCCGCGTGGACGAGGCCACGGGCCGCGGCGTCGCGATCGCCACGCGCTCGAACGACCGCTACACGAAGCTCGACCCGTACAACGGCGCGGGCCAGTCGCTCGCCGCCGCGTACCGCGCGGTCGCGATCGCCGGCGCGACCCCGGTCGCGATCACCGATGGCCTCAACTTCGGCTCGCCCGAGGACCCCGACTCGATGTGGCAGTTCGCCGAGGCCATCCGTGGCCTCGCCGACGCGTGCCAGACCATGGAGGTCCCCGTCACGGGCGGCAACGTCTCGCTCTACAACGGTACGGGCGAGCCCGGGAAGATCGACTCGTCGATCAACCCCACGGCGATCGTCGGCGTGCTCGGCGTCTTCGACGACGTCACGCGCGCGACCCCCTCGGGCTGGCGCGAGGGTGGCCAGGTGCTCTACCTGCTCGGCACCACGAAGGACGAGCTCGACGGCTCGCAGTTCGCGTCCCTCCAGGGCCACCTTGGCGGCCTCCCGCCGGTCGTCGACTACGCGCACGAGAAGACGCTCGCCGAGGTCATGGTGGCCGCGTCGCGCGACGGCCTGATCGACGCCGCGCGTGAGGTGGGCGAGGGTGGCCTCGTGGCCGCCGCCGCGCTCGGTGCGCTGCGCTACGGGGTGGGCGCCCGCATCGTCGTGGACGAGGTCTGCAAGCGCGACGGCGTCACCGCCGCGCAGGCGCTGCTGTCCGAGTCCCAGGGCCGTGTGCTCGTGTCGGTGCCGCGCACCGAGGAGCCCCGCTGGACCGCGATGCTCGAGGCCCGCGGCGTCCCCGCGCTGCGCGTCGGCGTGACCTACGACCGCGAGTCGCGCTCCGAGGCCGCGCTCGAGTTCCAGGGCCTGTTCGCGCTGCCGCTGTCCGAGATCGAGGACGCCTGGAAGGCCACGCTGCCCGAGCGCTTCGCCTGA
- a CDS encoding sterol carrier family protein, with translation MAARRRIPVGAGRAAVEAWRADADVDRATLAMAVRYALEELGARAPGRSVEVRVPPFGAVQCIEGSTHTRGTPPAVIETDAATWLALATGSQSWDDAVASGVLQASGERADLSALLPLA, from the coding sequence ATGGCCGCCCGCCGGCGCATCCCGGTCGGGGCCGGCCGCGCCGCCGTGGAGGCGTGGCGTGCGGATGCCGATGTCGACCGGGCCACGTTGGCGATGGCCGTGCGCTACGCGCTCGAGGAGCTCGGCGCGCGTGCGCCCGGCCGCTCGGTCGAGGTGCGCGTGCCGCCGTTCGGTGCGGTCCAGTGCATCGAGGGGTCCACGCACACGCGCGGCACCCCGCCCGCGGTGATCGAGACCGACGCCGCGACGTGGCTCGCGCTCGCGACCGGGTCCCAGTCCTGGGACGATGCGGTCGCCTCGGGCGTGCTGCAGGCCTCGGGCGAGCGCGCGGACCTGAGCGCCCTGCTGCCGCTCGCCTGA
- a CDS encoding glycoside hydrolase family 6 protein produces MLRRLGTLAVAVALLTGCSYASVEVSASPSTDSATASSVSPEETASSTPDPEATAAGTQDGGMSNDAVTAASSFYDAPNQVDTALQRARDEGRDADAALIERIASQPIAVWLNGGDDAIAEAAAVSQAATTAGEIALFVVYNIPGRDCGLYSAGGAEEDEYLDWVRRVAASLAEGGTTWIILEPDGLASLGDCDGQGDRVAFLASAATILDDAGASVFLDVGHSGWQSADEIASRIQQVGTGSLAGFATNTSNYNTTADERAWGDQVAAQVGLPFVVDTSRNGNGSTGEWCNPRGRALGENPRLTGTTEGMIATVWAKVPGESDGTCNGGPAAGAWWDEIALELATNAG; encoded by the coding sequence ATGCTGCGTCGCCTGGGAACGCTCGCCGTCGCCGTCGCGCTGCTGACCGGGTGCAGCTACGCCTCGGTCGAGGTGAGCGCGTCCCCGAGCACCGACTCGGCCACCGCATCGTCCGTGTCGCCCGAGGAAACCGCTTCGTCGACCCCAGATCCCGAGGCGACGGCCGCCGGGACCCAGGATGGTGGCATGAGCAACGACGCCGTGACTGCCGCATCGTCCTTCTACGACGCCCCCAACCAGGTCGACACCGCGCTTCAGCGCGCGCGGGACGAGGGGCGCGACGCGGACGCGGCGCTCATCGAGCGCATCGCGTCGCAGCCGATCGCGGTATGGCTCAATGGCGGGGACGACGCGATCGCCGAGGCCGCGGCCGTGTCCCAGGCGGCGACCACGGCGGGTGAGATCGCGCTCTTCGTCGTCTACAACATCCCCGGGCGCGACTGCGGCCTGTACAGCGCGGGTGGCGCGGAGGAGGACGAGTACCTGGACTGGGTGCGCCGCGTGGCCGCGAGCCTCGCCGAGGGCGGTACCACCTGGATCATCCTCGAGCCCGACGGGCTCGCGAGCCTCGGCGACTGCGACGGCCAGGGCGACCGCGTCGCCTTCCTCGCGAGCGCCGCCACGATCCTGGACGATGCGGGGGCCTCGGTGTTCCTGGACGTCGGGCACTCGGGCTGGCAGTCGGCCGACGAGATCGCGAGCCGGATCCAGCAGGTCGGCACGGGGAGCTTGGCGGGCTTCGCGACGAACACCTCGAACTACAACACCACGGCCGACGAGCGGGCATGGGGCGACCAGGTCGCCGCGCAGGTGGGGCTGCCGTTCGTGGTCGACACCTCGCGCAACGGCAACGGGTCGACGGGCGAGTGGTGCAACCCGCGCGGGCGTGCGCTCGGCGAGAACCCTCGGCTGACGGGCACGACTGAGGGGATGATCGCCACGGTGTGGGCCAAGGTGCCCGGCGAGTCCGACGGGACGTGCAACGGCGGGCCCGCGGCCGGCGCGTGGTGGGACGAGATCGCGCTCGAGCTCGCGACCAACGCGGGCTGA
- a CDS encoding ABC transporter substrate-binding protein — protein sequence MSIKRRNYVPIAALAIAGLALTACSSGGDSDSSASDSGSTAAEDTEVMEGCEEYADFGTFDGATVDLEGTIVGIEAEQMQETFEKFNECTGIDVVYTGNDQFETTILVDVEGGNPPDLGIVPQPGLVATLVGTGNVVAAPQAVSDNVDEFWSEDWKAYGTVGQTFYGAPLMASVKGYIWYSPSEFEENGYEIPTTWDELMELTATMAENGGSGPDYKPWCIGFESGVATGWPGTDWIEDIVLRESGADAYDQWTTGDLDFASDEIKSAFEKFGEVALNGDYVNGGHGGVSSIATTSFQEGGLPIMEGSCSLHHQASFYEAQWPEDYPDAVVAPDGDVWAFMTPPINEGDPAAVTGGGEFVLAFSDAPEVQAVQDFMSTDTWANIRVGLGGVISANKGLDASLASSELGQQSIEILQGEDTVFRFDGSDVMPSAVGASAFWVEITEYVNGKDLDTVLADIDAAWP from the coding sequence GTGTCCATCAAGCGACGCAATTACGTCCCGATCGCCGCGCTGGCGATCGCGGGCCTTGCCCTCACAGCCTGTAGCTCAGGCGGGGACAGTGACAGTTCTGCTTCCGACTCAGGTTCGACGGCGGCCGAGGACACCGAGGTGATGGAGGGCTGCGAGGAGTACGCAGACTTCGGCACCTTCGACGGCGCGACCGTCGACCTCGAGGGCACCATCGTCGGCATCGAGGCCGAGCAGATGCAGGAGACCTTCGAGAAGTTCAACGAGTGCACCGGCATCGATGTGGTGTACACCGGCAACGACCAGTTCGAGACGACGATCCTCGTGGACGTCGAGGGTGGCAACCCGCCCGACCTCGGCATCGTCCCGCAGCCCGGCCTCGTCGCCACGCTCGTCGGCACCGGCAACGTGGTCGCGGCCCCGCAGGCCGTGTCGGACAACGTCGACGAGTTCTGGTCCGAGGACTGGAAGGCCTACGGCACCGTCGGTCAGACCTTCTACGGCGCGCCGCTCATGGCATCGGTCAAGGGCTACATCTGGTACTCGCCGAGCGAGTTCGAGGAGAACGGCTACGAGATCCCGACCACGTGGGACGAGCTCATGGAGCTCACCGCCACGATGGCCGAGAACGGTGGCTCCGGTCCTGACTACAAGCCGTGGTGCATCGGCTTCGAGTCCGGTGTCGCCACCGGTTGGCCCGGCACCGACTGGATCGAGGACATCGTGCTCCGCGAGTCCGGCGCCGACGCCTACGACCAGTGGACCACCGGCGACCTGGACTTCGCGTCCGACGAGATCAAGTCGGCCTTCGAGAAGTTCGGAGAGGTCGCGCTCAACGGCGACTACGTGAACGGTGGCCACGGCGGCGTGTCGTCGATCGCGACGACCTCCTTCCAGGAGGGCGGCCTGCCGATCATGGAGGGCTCGTGCTCGCTGCACCACCAGGCGTCGTTCTACGAGGCCCAGTGGCCCGAGGACTACCCCGACGCTGTCGTCGCTCCCGACGGCGACGTGTGGGCGTTCATGACCCCGCCGATCAACGAGGGCGACCCCGCGGCCGTCACCGGTGGTGGCGAGTTCGTGCTCGCGTTCAGCGACGCGCCTGAGGTCCAGGCGGTCCAGGACTTCATGTCGACCGACACGTGGGCCAACATCCGCGTGGGCCTAGGCGGCGTGATCTCCGCGAACAAGGGCCTCGACGCCTCGCTCGCCTCGTCCGAGCTCGGACAGCAGTCGATCGAGATCCTCCAGGGTGAGGACACCGTGTTCCGCTTCGACGGTTCCGATGTCATGCCCTCGGCGGTCGGCGCCTCGGCCTTCTGGGTCGAGATCACCGAGTACGTCAACGGCAAGGACCTCGACACGGTTCTCGCGGACATCGATGCGGCCTGGCCGTAA
- a CDS encoding carbohydrate ABC transporter permease: MSVISGLGPGLPQAGLGGDFWSTQASNITLAVIAIVAFIAVVGIIMFGADMVRGRLRDKVQLVVLITPVLALLLIGLIYPALDTVRLSFTELVKVPDEVTGINTVTNVFVGLDNYIFAFTDDTMFRTIINTVVWMILVPLLSTGIGLAYAVFIDRAKGEKVLKSLVFMPMAISFVGASVIWGSIMYSYRETGNQTGILNATLELFGLEPISFLTVQPWNTLFLIIILVWIQTGFAMVIISAAIKGVPPEMNEAASLDGANAWQRFWSITIPSIRGTLVVVVTTITIATLKVYDIVRTLTQGRNSTDVVANKMFVLSFVEQRQELGAALAVILFLFVIPIVIYNVRSLNKVKETR, translated from the coding sequence ATGTCCGTGATCAGCGGATTGGGGCCCGGCCTACCGCAGGCCGGGCTCGGCGGGGACTTCTGGTCCACGCAGGCAAGCAACATCACCCTCGCGGTGATCGCGATCGTCGCGTTCATCGCGGTCGTGGGAATCATCATGTTCGGCGCCGACATGGTGCGAGGCAGGCTCAGGGACAAGGTCCAGCTCGTGGTGCTCATCACCCCGGTGCTGGCTCTGCTGCTGATCGGCCTGATCTATCCGGCGCTCGACACCGTCCGGCTGTCGTTCACGGAGCTCGTCAAGGTGCCCGACGAGGTCACCGGCATCAACACGGTGACCAACGTGTTCGTCGGGCTCGACAACTACATCTTCGCGTTCACCGACGACACGATGTTCAGGACGATTATCAACACCGTGGTGTGGATGATCCTGGTGCCGCTGCTGTCGACCGGGATCGGCCTCGCCTACGCGGTCTTCATCGACCGCGCCAAGGGCGAGAAGGTCCTGAAGTCGCTCGTGTTCATGCCGATGGCGATCTCGTTCGTCGGCGCCTCGGTCATCTGGGGCTCGATCATGTACTCGTACAGGGAGACGGGCAACCAGACCGGAATCCTGAACGCGACGCTCGAGCTGTTCGGACTCGAGCCCATCAGCTTCCTCACGGTCCAACCGTGGAACACGCTCTTCCTGATCATCATCCTCGTGTGGATCCAGACGGGATTCGCGATGGTCATCATCTCGGCGGCGATCAAGGGCGTGCCCCCGGAGATGAATGAGGCGGCCTCGCTCGACGGCGCCAACGCGTGGCAGCGCTTCTGGTCGATCACGATCCCGTCGATCCGCGGCACGCTCGTGGTCGTCGTGACGACCATCACGATCGCGACCCTGAAGGTCTACGACATCGTCCGCACCCTGACCCAGGGCCGCAACTCGACCGACGTCGTGGCGAACAAGATGTTCGTCCTGTCCTTCGTGGAGCAGCGGCAGGAACTCGGTGCCGCGCTCGCGGTGATCCTGTTCCTGTTCGTGATCCCGATCGTCATCTACAACGTCCGGTCGCTCAACAAGGTGAAGGAGACCCGCTGA
- a CDS encoding carbohydrate ABC transporter permease, which yields MATPAPAIPDETKESRPKTKAAKAKENLTSPWATAAAIIIAALWTIPTIGLFMTSLVPGDRYRTSAWWEVIFDGELTFENYGIVLFDSFGDNTTADPLLGNLINSLVVTVPSVVFPLVIGMMAAYAIAWIPFKGSNFIFVTIFALQVVPLQLALIPLLRLLGPNNLDVAGEFPGVWIAHTIFAMPLAVFLLHNFVAQIPSDIIEAARVDGASHTQIFFRVIIPLSLPAIASLAIFQFLWVWNDLLVSSVFGSTATYPLTYPISTLAGNYGTTAYLVPPAAFISMVIPLIVFFSLQRYFVRGLLAGSTKG from the coding sequence ATGGCTACTCCAGCTCCCGCGATCCCCGACGAGACCAAGGAGTCCCGTCCGAAGACCAAGGCCGCGAAGGCCAAGGAGAATCTCACCTCCCCGTGGGCGACCGCTGCGGCGATCATCATCGCCGCGCTGTGGACCATCCCGACCATCGGTCTGTTCATGACCTCGCTCGTGCCGGGCGACCGCTACCGCACCTCGGCATGGTGGGAGGTCATCTTCGACGGTGAGCTCACGTTCGAGAACTACGGCATCGTGCTGTTCGACTCGTTCGGCGACAACACCACCGCCGACCCGCTCCTCGGGAACCTCATCAACTCGCTGGTCGTCACCGTGCCGTCGGTCGTGTTCCCGCTCGTGATCGGCATGATGGCGGCCTACGCGATCGCCTGGATCCCGTTCAAGGGGTCGAACTTCATCTTCGTGACGATCTTCGCCCTCCAGGTCGTGCCTCTCCAGCTTGCGCTGATCCCGCTGCTGCGACTGCTCGGCCCCAACAACCTGGACGTCGCGGGTGAGTTCCCCGGCGTCTGGATAGCCCACACGATCTTCGCGATGCCACTCGCGGTGTTTCTGCTCCACAACTTCGTGGCGCAGATCCCGAGCGACATCATCGAGGCGGCGAGGGTCGACGGCGCGAGCCACACCCAGATCTTCTTCCGGGTGATCATCCCGCTGTCGCTTCCTGCGATCGCGTCCTTGGCGATCTTCCAGTTCCTGTGGGTGTGGAACGACCTGCTGGTGTCGTCGGTCTTCGGAAGCACGGCGACCTATCCGCTGACGTACCCGATCTCGACGTTGGCGGGCAACTACGGCACGACCGCCTACCTGGTGCCTCCCGCGGCGTTCATCTCGATGGTGATCCCGCTGATCGTGTTCTTCTCGCTGCAGCGCTACTTCGTGCGTGGCCTGCTCGCGGGATCCACGAAGGGCTGA
- the purF gene encoding amidophosphoribosyltransferase, with the protein MRRGGDGLLNHDVMPGEKGPQDACGVFGVYAPNEEVAKLSYFGLYALQHRGQESAGIATSDGEKILVFKDMGLVSQVFDEAALEALTGHIAVGHARYSTTGASTWANAQPTLGPTANGTVALGHNGNLTNTQELIDLLIEREGYPKRLDLKGGKCTDTAIVTALLGGEGDSLAEVAIELLPHLQGAYSFVFMDETTLYAARDPQGVRPLVLGEMPSGGWVVASETAALDIVGAVFVREVEPGEFLTINADGVHSQMFAEPEPKGCIFEYVYLARPDTTIAGRSVQASRLEMGRELAREHPVEADLVIPTPESGTPAAVGYAQASGIPFGQGLVKNSYVGRTFIQPSQTLRQLGIRLKLNPLREVIEGKRLVVVDDSIVRGNTQRAIVAMLRDAGAAEVHVRISSPPVQWPCFYGIDFPTRTELAAVGHTVDEIRDQLGADSLGYISLDGMVKATKQAESRLCTACFTGEYPIAPPVNARHLLLEQREEVAG; encoded by the coding sequence ATGAGGCGCGGAGGCGACGGCCTGCTCAACCACGACGTCATGCCCGGAGAGAAGGGCCCGCAGGACGCGTGCGGCGTCTTCGGTGTGTACGCACCGAACGAGGAGGTTGCCAAGCTCTCCTACTTCGGCCTCTACGCGCTCCAGCACCGCGGCCAGGAGTCGGCCGGCATCGCGACCTCCGACGGCGAGAAGATCCTGGTGTTCAAGGACATGGGGCTCGTCTCGCAGGTCTTCGACGAGGCCGCCCTCGAGGCCCTGACCGGCCACATCGCGGTCGGCCACGCGCGCTACTCGACGACCGGTGCGTCCACGTGGGCCAATGCTCAGCCGACGCTCGGTCCGACCGCCAATGGCACCGTCGCCCTCGGCCACAACGGCAACCTGACCAACACGCAGGAGCTGATCGACCTCCTGATCGAGCGTGAGGGCTACCCGAAGCGACTCGACCTCAAGGGCGGCAAGTGCACCGACACCGCGATCGTCACCGCGCTGCTCGGCGGCGAGGGCGACTCGCTCGCGGAGGTCGCGATCGAGTTGCTCCCGCACCTGCAGGGCGCGTACTCGTTCGTGTTCATGGACGAGACGACGCTGTACGCCGCGCGTGACCCCCAGGGCGTGCGCCCCCTGGTCCTCGGCGAGATGCCGAGCGGCGGCTGGGTCGTGGCCTCCGAGACCGCGGCGCTCGACATCGTGGGCGCGGTGTTCGTGCGCGAGGTCGAGCCGGGAGAGTTCCTCACGATCAACGCCGACGGCGTGCACTCGCAGATGTTCGCCGAGCCCGAGCCCAAGGGCTGCATCTTCGAGTACGTGTACCTCGCCCGTCCCGACACCACGATCGCTGGCCGCTCCGTGCAGGCCTCGCGCCTCGAGATGGGACGCGAGCTCGCGCGCGAGCACCCCGTCGAGGCGGACCTCGTCATCCCGACCCCCGAGTCCGGCACCCCGGCCGCGGTCGGCTACGCGCAGGCCTCCGGCATCCCGTTCGGCCAGGGGCTCGTGAAGAACTCCTACGTGGGCCGCACCTTCATCCAGCCGTCGCAGACGCTGCGCCAGCTGGGCATCCGGCTCAAGCTCAACCCGCTGCGCGAGGTCATCGAGGGCAAGCGCCTCGTGGTCGTCGACGACTCGATCGTGCGCGGTAACACCCAGCGCGCGATCGTGGCGATGCTGCGCGACGCGGGCGCCGCCGAGGTGCACGTGCGCATCTCCTCGCCGCCCGTCCAATGGCCGTGCTTCTACGGCATCGACTTCCCGACCCGCACCGAGCTCGCCGCGGTCGGCCACACCGTCGACGAGATCCGCGACCAGCTGGGCGCCGACTCGCTCGGCTACATCTCGCTCGACGGGATGGTGAAGGCGACCAAGCAGGCCGAGTCCCGCCTGTGCACCGCATGCTTCACCGGCGAGTACCCGATCGCGCCGCCCGTGAACGCACGTCACCTGCTGCTCGAGCAGCGCGAGGAGGTCGCAGGATGA
- the purM gene encoding phosphoribosylformylglycinamidine cyclo-ligase produces MSEPITYAGAGVDTEAGDKAVELMKSAVARTHGPEVLGGIGAFAGLFDASALKDYDRPLLASSTDGVGTKIVIARQMHVHDTIGKDLVAMVVDDIVVCGAKPLVMTDYIACGKVVPERIVDIVRGIAEGCELAGTALVGGETAEHPGVMDPDDYDVAGAAIGVVEADKLLGPERVAGGDVVVAMASSGLHSNGYSLVRRVAAHAGWELDTHVDDLGRTVGAELLEPTRIYAKLCVEMAAQFAGLHALSHVTGGGLAANVARIIPAGLAASVARDSWGLPPVFSLIQAAGAVPWNDLESTLNMGVGMVAIVSAEDADGLIAASNAAGVPAWVLGEVQADDGRIASPDTIRGAKGVTGGAVNLSGAYRVG; encoded by the coding sequence ATGAGCGAGCCGATCACGTACGCCGGAGCCGGCGTCGACACCGAGGCGGGCGACAAGGCCGTCGAGCTGATGAAGTCCGCGGTCGCGCGCACGCACGGCCCCGAGGTGCTCGGCGGGATCGGAGCCTTCGCGGGCCTCTTCGACGCCTCCGCGCTCAAGGACTACGACCGCCCGCTGCTGGCCTCGTCCACCGACGGCGTCGGCACCAAGATCGTCATCGCGCGGCAGATGCACGTGCACGACACGATCGGCAAGGACCTCGTCGCGATGGTCGTCGACGACATCGTCGTGTGCGGCGCCAAGCCGCTCGTCATGACCGACTACATCGCGTGCGGCAAGGTCGTGCCCGAGCGGATCGTCGACATCGTCCGCGGCATCGCCGAGGGCTGCGAGCTCGCGGGCACCGCGCTTGTCGGCGGCGAGACCGCCGAGCACCCCGGCGTCATGGACCCCGACGACTACGACGTGGCCGGCGCCGCGATCGGCGTCGTCGAGGCTGACAAGCTCCTCGGTCCCGAGCGCGTGGCCGGCGGCGACGTCGTGGTGGCCATGGCATCGTCCGGGCTGCATTCGAACGGCTACTCGCTCGTGCGCCGCGTCGCGGCGCACGCGGGCTGGGAGCTCGACACGCACGTCGACGACCTCGGCCGCACCGTCGGTGCCGAGCTGCTCGAGCCCACGCGCATCTACGCGAAGCTGTGCGTGGAGATGGCCGCGCAGTTCGCGGGCCTTCACGCGCTGTCGCACGTCACCGGCGGCGGGCTCGCCGCGAACGTCGCCCGCATCATCCCGGCGGGCCTCGCCGCGTCCGTCGCGCGCGACTCGTGGGGCCTTCCCCCGGTGTTCTCGCTCATCCAGGCCGCCGGCGCAGTGCCGTGGAATGACCTCGAGTCGACGCTCAACATGGGCGTCGGCATGGTCGCGATCGTGTCTGCCGAGGACGCCGACGGCCTCATCGCCGCGTCCAACGCCGCGGGAGTGCCCGCGTGGGTGCTCGGCGAGGTCCAGGCCGACGACGGTCGCATCGCCTCTCCCGACACCATCCGCGGTGCCAAGGGCGTGACGGGCGGCGCGGTGAACCTCAGCGGCGCGTACCGCGTGGGCTGA